A genomic segment from Roseibium algicola encodes:
- a CDS encoding ABC transporter permease, translating to MISANPATGLKRPPAPPRGWTKTRILGHVLMALWIVSGAWLLYYLAINVASPFVLKYWPEYLSGFLVTLQIVGLSLLIGAVLSVPIAAARASKWWLLSKPAYCFVYFFRGTPLLAQTFLVYYGAGTFQAQLEAVGLWGLFREAWFCVIFAFSLNTSAYQAEILRGAIQNVPRGQWEGAAALGLNKQITFFKIILPQALIVALRPYGNEIILMLKGSAIAAIVTVFDLFGETRRAYSRSYDFQAYIWAAVIYLFLVEMLRRLWDKIEARLTRHLIR from the coding sequence ATGATCTCCGCAAACCCCGCCACAGGCCTGAAACGGCCGCCCGCACCGCCCCGTGGCTGGACCAAGACGCGAATTCTCGGCCATGTCCTCATGGCGCTCTGGATCGTCTCCGGTGCCTGGCTGCTCTACTATCTGGCGATAAACGTCGCCAGTCCTTTCGTGCTGAAGTATTGGCCCGAGTACCTCAGCGGTTTTCTGGTCACCCTTCAGATCGTCGGCCTGTCGTTGCTGATAGGTGCGGTGCTGAGCGTGCCCATCGCAGCTGCACGGGCGTCGAAATGGTGGCTTTTATCGAAGCCTGCCTATTGTTTCGTCTATTTCTTCCGCGGCACACCGCTGCTGGCACAGACCTTCCTTGTCTACTATGGCGCAGGCACCTTCCAGGCACAGCTGGAGGCAGTCGGCCTGTGGGGTCTTTTCCGGGAAGCCTGGTTCTGCGTGATCTTCGCGTTTTCACTGAACACCTCCGCGTATCAGGCCGAAATCCTGCGCGGTGCCATTCAAAACGTGCCCAGAGGTCAGTGGGAAGGGGCTGCTGCTCTCGGCCTCAACAAGCAGATTACCTTCTTCAAGATCATCCTGCCGCAGGCACTGATCGTTGCCCTGCGGCCCTATGGCAACGAGATCATTCTCATGCTCAAGGGTTCCGCCATTGCGGCAATCGTGACGGTGTTCGATCTGTTTGGAGAAACCAGACGGGCCTACTCGAGATCGTATGATTTCCAGGCCTACATCTGGGCAGCGGTGATCTATCTGTTCCTGGTAGAGATGCTGCGCCGCCTGTGGGACAAAATCGAAGCACGCCTGACGCGGCACCTGATACGCTGA
- a CDS encoding ABC transporter permease, whose protein sequence is MNEALTLLSFGPEGWGDEIAWGVVVTVCLAIVTLPFGLFLGFLIALAKKSSEPSLRLAANIYTTLFRGLPELLTLFLVYFGLQIAIQVLLKMAGFDFYFEVNSFVAGVIALSFVFSSYASEAFLSAFRGIPQGQYEGGYALGLSKGKTLRLVVLPQLIRLALPALGNSWLVLLKDTSLVSVVGLSDVMRQSGIAARVTKEPFMFFGIACLIYLVLAMISSTGLVRIERWSKRGDTAR, encoded by the coding sequence ATGAATGAAGCTTTGACGCTACTCTCCTTCGGACCAGAGGGTTGGGGAGACGAAATTGCCTGGGGCGTGGTTGTAACCGTCTGCCTGGCAATAGTAACTTTGCCGTTCGGATTGTTTCTGGGATTTCTGATTGCGCTTGCGAAAAAGTCATCGGAACCCAGCTTGCGCCTGGCGGCCAATATCTACACCACTCTTTTCCGGGGCTTGCCGGAACTGCTGACCTTGTTTCTGGTCTACTTCGGACTACAGATCGCGATACAGGTCTTGCTGAAGATGGCCGGCTTCGACTTCTATTTTGAAGTCAATTCGTTTGTCGCCGGTGTCATCGCACTGTCCTTCGTCTTTTCTTCCTATGCTTCCGAAGCGTTTCTTTCCGCCTTTCGCGGGATCCCGCAGGGACAATACGAAGGCGGATATGCGCTTGGACTGTCGAAAGGCAAAACCCTTCGACTGGTTGTACTGCCGCAATTGATCCGGCTCGCACTGCCCGCACTTGGAAACAGCTGGCTCGTCCTTCTCAAGGACACCTCACTCGTTTCGGTGGTCGGCTTGTCTGACGTCATGCGCCAGTCCGGGATCGCCGCAAGGGTGACCAAGGAACCCTTCATGTTCTTTGGCATTGCCTGCCTGATCTACCTGGTCCTGGCAATGATATCGTCCACCGGTCTCGTGCGTATCGAGCGCTGGAGCAAACGCGGAGATACGGCACGATGA
- a CDS encoding DUF302 domain-containing protein, producing the protein MFESFRKPFRIAIAFVGLAVCGTGAASAQSIPEGVTAYQVSAAFDDVRFDLENAIVNHGLVIDYVSHIGDMLDRTSQDVGGQKQIFVKAQAMLFCSANLSRKVMEADAANIAYCPYSVFVYETPDQPGTVTVGYRHLGETGSEESKAAIGEVNALLDAIAKEAAGQ; encoded by the coding sequence ATGTTTGAAAGTTTCAGGAAGCCGTTTCGGATTGCAATTGCATTTGTGGGCCTCGCAGTTTGCGGCACCGGAGCCGCCAGCGCCCAGTCAATTCCGGAAGGCGTTACCGCCTACCAGGTTTCTGCGGCCTTTGATGATGTGCGTTTCGATCTTGAAAATGCCATCGTCAATCATGGCCTGGTCATCGATTACGTCTCACACATAGGCGACATGCTGGATCGCACATCACAAGATGTCGGTGGTCAGAAGCAGATCTTCGTCAAGGCGCAGGCCATGTTGTTCTGCTCGGCCAATCTCTCGCGCAAGGTGATGGAGGCTGACGCTGCGAACATCGCCTATTGCCCCTATTCGGTATTCGTCTACGAAACTCCGGACCAGCCTGGCACCGTAACGGTCGGATATCGTCACCTCGGCGAAACAGGCTCTGAGGAATCCAAGGCGGCTATCGGTGAAGTGAATGCCTTGCTGGATGCCATCGCCAAGGAAGCGGCAGGTCAGTAA
- a CDS encoding NAD(P)-dependent oxidoreductase, whose product MAKVAFIGLGVMGYPMAGYLKTKGGHDVTVYNRTTAKAEKWAAEYGGNFAKTPKEAAEGCDFVFSCVGNDDDLRSVTTGEDGAFHGLKEGAIFVDNTTASAEVARELYAAAKDKGCGFIDAPVSGGQAGAENGVLTVMCGGDQDAFDKAKPVIECFAKFVGLMGESGAGQLTKMVNQICIAGLVQGLSEAIHFAKKADLDVAKVISAIKGGAAQSWQMENRWETMNAGKFDYGFAVDWMRKDLGICLKTANDTGARLPVTALVDQFYAEVQAMGGKRWDTSSLIARLENADKS is encoded by the coding sequence ATGGCAAAGGTTGCATTTATCGGTCTGGGCGTCATGGGATATCCGATGGCCGGATACCTGAAAACCAAAGGTGGGCACGACGTCACGGTCTATAACCGCACGACTGCGAAGGCCGAGAAATGGGCTGCCGAATATGGCGGCAACTTCGCCAAGACCCCGAAGGAAGCAGCTGAAGGTTGCGACTTCGTCTTTTCCTGCGTCGGAAACGACGACGATCTGCGCTCCGTGACGACCGGCGAAGATGGTGCCTTTCATGGATTGAAAGAAGGCGCGATTTTTGTCGACAACACCACCGCGTCTGCCGAAGTTGCCCGTGAGCTTTATGCAGCGGCCAAGGACAAGGGCTGCGGCTTCATCGATGCTCCGGTTTCCGGTGGCCAGGCAGGTGCCGAAAACGGCGTCCTGACAGTAATGTGCGGCGGAGATCAGGATGCTTTCGACAAGGCCAAGCCGGTCATCGAATGCTTCGCAAAATTCGTCGGTCTGATGGGAGAAAGCGGCGCAGGGCAATTGACCAAGATGGTCAACCAGATCTGCATTGCCGGCCTGGTGCAGGGCCTCTCCGAAGCCATCCACTTTGCCAAGAAAGCGGATCTCGACGTCGCCAAGGTCATCTCCGCAATTAAAGGCGGGGCTGCCCAATCCTGGCAGATGGAAAACCGGTGGGAGACCATGAATGCCGGCAAGTTCGACTATGGCTTTGCGGTCGACTGGATGCGCAAGGATCTCGGCATCTGCCTGAAGACCGCAAATGATACCGGTGCCCGCCTGCCTGTTACGGCGCTGGTCGATCAGTTCTATGCCGAAGTTCAGGCCATGGGCGGCAAACGTTGGGATACGTCCAGCCTGATTGCCCGCCTGGAAAATGCCGACAAGTCATAA
- a CDS encoding DNA alkylation repair protein: MPQVPDTTFTLENVLNDLREAGTEPNRAGMARFGIETDRAFGVPLSVLRPLARSIGPSPDLARELWASGFHEARLLAILLTPPRHLAPELALQWLNDINSWDLCDQLMNVLARRAGSNELVPALAADEREFVRRAAFALIAWRAVHAKTAPESEFLDYFPLIRAAATDERNFVWKAVHWALRQIGKRSLPLHGAALAIAEDLAASENRTARKVGNAAARELSSKKVLNRLNKAADI, from the coding sequence ATGCCCCAAGTCCCGGACACGACCTTCACGCTTGAAAACGTATTGAACGATCTGCGTGAAGCGGGAACGGAGCCGAACCGTGCTGGAATGGCGCGGTTCGGCATCGAAACAGATCGGGCCTTCGGCGTTCCACTCTCAGTGCTGCGTCCGTTGGCCAGATCCATAGGCCCTTCCCCGGACCTTGCACGGGAACTCTGGGCCAGCGGCTTTCACGAAGCGCGGCTCTTGGCAATCCTTCTGACCCCACCCAGGCACCTGGCACCCGAGCTTGCCCTTCAATGGCTGAACGACATCAATTCCTGGGATCTGTGCGATCAGCTCATGAATGTTCTGGCCCGTCGTGCCGGTTCAAATGAACTGGTTCCAGCACTTGCCGCAGACGAACGCGAATTCGTCCGGCGGGCCGCCTTTGCACTGATCGCCTGGCGCGCCGTCCACGCCAAGACAGCGCCCGAATCCGAGTTTCTGGACTACTTTCCCTTGATCCGCGCTGCTGCCACGGACGAGCGAAACTTTGTCTGGAAAGCGGTGCACTGGGCCCTCCGCCAGATCGGCAAGCGCTCCTTGCCTCTGCATGGCGCCGCTCTCGCGATTGCCGAAGACCTTGCAGCATCCGAAAACCGGACAGCCCGCAAGGTCGGCAATGCGGCTGCCCGGGAGCTTTCGTCCAAGAAGGTTCTGAACCGCCTCAACAAGGCTGCAGACATCTAG
- a CDS encoding LysR substrate-binding domain-containing protein, translating into MDWRSLPSLNSLRTFTAVAETCSLSAAGRELNVTHAAVSQQVKALEQFLGLKLIVREGRGIALTPEGKQLFEGLSEGFEIIRETVDELTREDLVRPLNITMTPSFAISWLMPRISDFRHKHPDIELMLNPTAEVVELRPGGVDLAIRFGKGNWTGLESELFIPTNFAVIGANCLIGDKKIESPEDLLEFPWLQEYGTNELTIWLERQGVVPKGKLNITHLPGYMVLEGLRRGDGISATAKTFVEPEIEAGNLRVLFEDGVYPGTGYHLVTRPGVNRPPLKAFMSWLRAMRAEQLAD; encoded by the coding sequence ATGGATTGGCGATCTCTCCCATCCCTGAACAGTCTGAGAACCTTTACTGCCGTTGCCGAGACCTGCAGTCTCTCGGCCGCGGGAAGAGAATTGAACGTCACTCACGCGGCCGTCAGTCAACAGGTCAAGGCTCTGGAGCAGTTTCTGGGGTTGAAACTGATTGTCCGTGAGGGCAGGGGCATTGCATTGACCCCTGAAGGCAAGCAGCTCTTTGAAGGTCTGAGCGAAGGCTTTGAAATCATCAGGGAGACAGTCGATGAATTGACGCGGGAAGATCTGGTCCGTCCGCTCAACATCACCATGACGCCGTCCTTTGCCATAAGTTGGCTGATGCCGCGGATCAGCGATTTCCGGCACAAGCATCCCGACATCGAACTGATGCTCAATCCGACGGCCGAAGTGGTTGAACTCAGACCTGGCGGCGTCGACCTGGCGATCCGTTTCGGCAAGGGCAACTGGACAGGGCTTGAATCGGAACTGTTCATCCCGACGAATTTTGCGGTGATCGGTGCCAATTGCCTGATCGGAGACAAGAAGATCGAAAGCCCTGAAGATCTTCTGGAGTTTCCCTGGTTGCAGGAATACGGCACCAACGAATTGACCATCTGGCTGGAGCGCCAAGGCGTCGTGCCCAAGGGCAAGCTCAACATCACCCATTTGCCTGGCTACATGGTGCTGGAAGGATTACGGCGCGGCGATGGTATTTCAGCCACCGCCAAGACCTTTGTCGAACCTGAAATCGAGGCAGGTAACCTCAGGGTCCTATTTGAAGACGGCGTTTATCCGGGGACGGGGTACCATCTGGTGACCCGCCCCGGTGTCAACCGTCCACCGCTCAAGGCCTTCATGAGCTGGCTCAGGGCCATGCGCGCCGAACAGCTCGCCGATTAG
- a CDS encoding ABC transporter substrate-binding protein codes for MRVLRMAAAAVAVLAAVSGAEAKDWSKVRIGTEGAYPPFNSLTADGQLIGFDIDIAKALCEEMKVECEFVTQDWDGMIPALQAGKFDAVIASMSITEERKEKVDFTNKYYNTPPAIAVPKDSALTGTSDEDLKGVALGAQSSTTHSNYAEEKLPSADLKLYPTPDEYKLDVASGRVDAVIDDVVVLSDWLATDDGACCKLLGTLTPDPVINGEGAGIAIRKDDGELKEMFNKAIEGILANGKYKEINDKYFTFDVYGG; via the coding sequence ATGCGTGTATTGCGTATGGCTGCGGCCGCAGTAGCAGTACTGGCTGCCGTGAGTGGCGCTGAGGCGAAAGACTGGTCAAAGGTGCGTATCGGCACCGAAGGCGCTTATCCTCCGTTCAACTCCCTGACCGCAGACGGCCAGCTGATAGGTTTCGACATCGATATTGCCAAGGCACTCTGCGAAGAAATGAAAGTCGAGTGCGAATTCGTTACCCAGGATTGGGACGGAATGATCCCCGCCCTGCAGGCCGGCAAGTTCGACGCCGTGATCGCTTCCATGTCGATCACCGAAGAGCGCAAGGAAAAGGTCGACTTCACCAACAAGTACTACAACACCCCGCCGGCAATTGCCGTGCCGAAGGATTCCGCTCTGACCGGTACGTCGGATGAAGACCTCAAGGGTGTCGCACTTGGTGCACAGTCCTCCACCACCCACTCCAACTATGCTGAAGAAAAGCTGCCGTCCGCAGATCTGAAGCTTTATCCGACGCCGGATGAATACAAGCTCGACGTTGCCAGCGGCCGTGTCGATGCCGTCATTGACGACGTTGTGGTTCTGTCCGATTGGCTGGCGACCGACGACGGTGCCTGCTGCAAGCTGCTGGGCACCCTGACGCCGGATCCGGTGATCAACGGTGAAGGCGCCGGCATTGCCATCCGCAAGGACGACGGCGAGTTGAAGGAAATGTTCAACAAGGCCATCGAAGGCATCCTGGCGAACGGTAAGTACAAGGAAATCAACGACAAGTACTTCACGTTCGACGTTTACGGCGGCTGA
- a CDS encoding trans-sulfuration enzyme family protein, whose protein sequence is MPKTPSIAHGLHLDSLLAHGGGGFDAATGAVVPPIQTATTFVRDETYELVNPGHIYSRDDNALFKKTEKLIAALEGGEDSRLFASGMAAVAAVARIVKPGGTLLAQSGIYWGTTLFLRKMCARNNIALVEADASDLQSFQDEIAVTRPDLVWLEVPSNPFLKVADIKSIANQCKQADALLAVDATAATPLILKPLSLGADLVMHSATKALNGHSDLLGGVVTTDNAGSEAWAFLTEERKLAGAVLGSFETWLLLRGLRTLALRVERMNRSAQVFAEHFEKHPKVEAVLYPGVKSHPHHELAKSQMTGGFGSLMSIQVKGDKTAALNVTGALDLFQRATSLGGTESLVEHRFTIEGEGSGIPENLLRLSIGIEHCDDLIADMEQALTAI, encoded by the coding sequence ATGCCGAAAACGCCCTCCATTGCCCATGGCCTTCACCTGGACAGCCTGCTGGCCCATGGCGGCGGCGGTTTTGATGCAGCAACAGGCGCTGTCGTGCCGCCGATACAGACTGCTACCACATTCGTGCGTGACGAAACCTATGAGCTGGTCAACCCGGGGCATATCTACAGCCGTGACGACAATGCGCTTTTCAAGAAGACCGAAAAACTGATTGCCGCTCTTGAAGGGGGAGAAGACAGCCGGCTGTTTGCATCCGGCATGGCCGCTGTCGCCGCCGTCGCCCGCATCGTCAAGCCAGGCGGCACACTGCTTGCCCAGTCCGGCATTTACTGGGGGACCACGTTGTTCCTGCGCAAGATGTGTGCACGCAACAACATTGCCCTCGTAGAAGCTGATGCAAGCGACCTTCAGTCCTTCCAGGACGAGATAGCCGTCACGCGCCCGGATCTTGTCTGGCTTGAAGTACCCAGCAATCCATTCTTGAAGGTTGCCGACATCAAGAGCATTGCCAACCAGTGCAAACAGGCGGACGCCCTGCTTGCCGTCGATGCGACCGCCGCAACACCGCTGATCCTCAAGCCTCTGTCGCTCGGAGCGGACCTGGTGATGCATTCGGCGACCAAGGCCCTCAACGGTCATTCAGACCTTCTGGGTGGCGTCGTCACAACCGACAACGCGGGCAGCGAAGCCTGGGCGTTTCTGACCGAGGAACGCAAGTTGGCCGGCGCCGTGCTCGGTTCGTTCGAAACCTGGCTTTTGCTCCGGGGCCTCAGGACACTTGCCTTGCGTGTGGAGCGCATGAACAGATCGGCACAGGTTTTCGCGGAACACTTCGAAAAACACCCGAAAGTGGAAGCCGTGCTTTATCCCGGCGTCAAGAGCCACCCTCATCACGAACTTGCAAAAAGCCAGATGACCGGCGGTTTTGGCTCGCTCATGTCCATTCAGGTCAAGGGCGACAAAACGGCCGCCCTGAATGTCACCGGTGCGCTTGACCTGTTCCAGCGAGCAACCTCCCTCGGCGGCACCGAGAGTCTTGTCGAGCATCGTTTCACCATCGAGGGCGAAGGCTCCGGCATTCCGGAGAACCTGTTGAGGCTGTCCATCGGCATCGAGCATTGCGACGACCTGATTGCGGACATGGAGCAGGCCCTCACTGCGATCTGA
- a CDS encoding hybrid-cluster NAD(P)-dependent oxidoreductase: MIPMPGRDTPVWSDSEVLECVSVLPEAPGVKTFTFRPPSGATFVYRAGQFITLDLPVPGGNVQRTYTISSSPVTNAYISVTVKVQQDSVGTKWMLENLVPGMQIKAYGPAGLFHLPRNPDNKYLFISAGSGVTPMMSMATTLFERGEDPDICFIQCATRPVDLIFRKRLEYMASRVNGLQLHFVVTKSDPYEVWTGYRGHFNQLMLGLMCNDYLEREVYCCGPEGFMESVREILNSLGFNMENYFQESFQAPAETKAELTEFDDVVPQDDVQAQIVFANSKVSSWCSETDTVLAVAKDAGLNIPSGCTFGVCGTCKVKKLSGEVHMVHSGGISDEDIEAGFILACCSNPIGTVEVDI, translated from the coding sequence ATGATCCCGATGCCCGGACGCGATACGCCGGTCTGGTCCGACAGTGAAGTTCTGGAATGCGTGAGTGTTCTGCCCGAGGCGCCGGGGGTGAAAACCTTCACCTTCCGTCCGCCATCAGGCGCGACTTTCGTCTATCGGGCCGGCCAGTTCATCACGCTCGATCTCCCGGTGCCTGGCGGAAACGTTCAACGCACCTATACGATTTCCTCTTCGCCGGTGACGAACGCCTATATCTCGGTTACGGTAAAGGTCCAGCAGGACAGCGTCGGTACGAAATGGATGCTGGAGAACCTTGTTCCCGGCATGCAGATCAAGGCTTATGGACCGGCTGGGCTGTTCCATCTGCCGCGCAATCCGGACAACAAGTACCTGTTCATTTCAGCCGGCTCCGGCGTTACGCCCATGATGTCGATGGCGACGACGCTTTTCGAGCGCGGTGAGGATCCGGACATTTGTTTCATCCAGTGCGCAACCCGGCCTGTTGATCTGATCTTCCGCAAGCGGCTTGAGTACATGGCAAGCCGCGTGAACGGTTTGCAATTGCACTTCGTCGTCACGAAGAGCGATCCTTACGAGGTCTGGACCGGTTATCGCGGGCACTTCAACCAGCTGATGCTGGGCCTGATGTGCAACGACTATCTGGAGCGCGAAGTCTATTGCTGCGGCCCCGAAGGCTTCATGGAATCCGTGCGCGAGATTCTGAACTCGCTCGGTTTCAACATGGAAAACTATTTCCAGGAAAGCTTCCAGGCGCCGGCAGAAACCAAGGCTGAACTGACAGAGTTCGATGACGTCGTACCTCAGGACGACGTGCAGGCCCAGATCGTCTTTGCCAACTCCAAGGTGTCTTCCTGGTGTTCGGAAACCGACACGGTTCTGGCAGTTGCAAAGGATGCAGGGCTCAATATCCCGTCGGGCTGTACGTTCGGTGTGTGTGGCACCTGCAAGGTGAAGAAACTCTCCGGTGAAGTTCACATGGTCCACTCTGGCGGCATCAGCGATGAAGATATCGAGGCCGGTTTCATTCTGGCCTGCTGCTCGAATCCGATCGGTACCGTCGAGGTCGATATCTGA
- a CDS encoding aromatic ring-hydroxylating oxygenase subunit alpha has translation MFSDAEILSLLMGRRAGYSLPQAFYTDADVYQADLKNIWQKEWIFAIPSAELPKSGNYVTLQIGDYNIIIVRGADGVIRSFHNSCRHRGSRICAASKGSAPKLVCPYHQWTYELDGKLLWAREMGPEFKPENHGLKTVHCVTVSGMVFICLAAVAPDTTELEKQAERYLGPHDLSNLKVAHQSTIVEQGNWKLVLENNRECYHCSGSHPSLCRTFPDDPNLVGGDDSTSSNVGKAHVERCESAGLPSRFLISPSEQWRFVRIPFLGDAVSYTMDGKAAVSKRIGSVPFDNAGSCLFFHYPNTWNHFLSDQVLTFRVLPISPMETEVTTTWLVHKDAQEGVDYDLKRLTEVWVHTNDEDRQIVEENQIGIKSPAYEPGPYSPAQESGVIQFVDWYARTLENGLMGRFRVAAE, from the coding sequence ATGTTCAGCGATGCGGAAATTCTATCACTTCTGATGGGCCGACGAGCCGGGTATTCTTTGCCCCAGGCCTTCTACACCGATGCCGACGTCTACCAGGCGGACCTGAAGAACATCTGGCAGAAGGAATGGATTTTCGCCATTCCGTCTGCCGAGCTGCCGAAGTCGGGAAATTACGTCACGCTTCAGATCGGTGATTACAACATCATCATCGTGCGCGGAGCCGACGGTGTCATTCGCTCATTCCACAATTCCTGCCGTCACCGCGGCAGCCGCATTTGTGCAGCATCCAAGGGTTCGGCGCCCAAGCTGGTCTGTCCGTACCACCAGTGGACCTACGAACTCGACGGCAAGCTTCTGTGGGCGCGCGAAATGGGTCCGGAGTTCAAGCCGGAAAACCATGGACTGAAGACCGTGCACTGCGTGACCGTTTCAGGCATGGTGTTCATCTGCCTTGCTGCAGTTGCTCCCGACACCACGGAACTTGAAAAGCAGGCTGAACGCTATCTCGGCCCGCACGATCTTTCCAACCTCAAGGTTGCCCACCAGTCGACCATCGTTGAGCAGGGTAACTGGAAGCTTGTTCTGGAAAACAACCGCGAGTGCTATCACTGCTCCGGGTCGCATCCGTCGCTATGCCGGACGTTCCCGGACGATCCCAACCTCGTGGGTGGTGACGATTCAACCTCTTCAAACGTCGGCAAGGCGCATGTGGAACGCTGCGAAAGCGCAGGACTTCCGTCCAGGTTCCTGATTTCGCCGTCCGAGCAATGGCGTTTCGTGCGCATTCCGTTCCTGGGAGATGCGGTCAGCTACACCATGGATGGCAAGGCAGCCGTTTCCAAGCGTATCGGGTCCGTGCCCTTCGACAACGCGGGGTCTTGCCTGTTCTTCCATTATCCGAACACCTGGAACCACTTCCTGTCCGACCAGGTGCTGACTTTCCGCGTTCTGCCGATCAGTCCCATGGAAACCGAGGTGACAACCACCTGGCTGGTGCACAAGGACGCTCAGGAAGGGGTCGACTACGACCTCAAGCGGCTGACGGAAGTCTGGGTCCACACCAACGATGAGGACCGTCAGATCGTTGAGGAAAACCAGATCGGCATCAAGTCACCGGCCTATGAACCGGGGCCGTATTCTCCGGCTCAGGAAAGCGGCGTCATCCAGTTCGTCGACTGGTATGCCCGAACCCTGGAAAACGGTCTGATGGGCCGTTTCCGTGTCGCGGCGGAGTAG